The following proteins come from a genomic window of Nothobranchius furzeri strain GRZ-AD chromosome 1, NfurGRZ-RIMD1, whole genome shotgun sequence:
- the LOC107381814 gene encoding monocarboxylate transporter 2, with protein MPPPATSPTAVPPPDGGWGWAVVFGSFISIGFSYAFPKAITVFFKEIQTIFDASYSQIAWISSIMLAVMYAAGPISSILVNTYGCRPIVMMGGCLCAVGMISASFCNNVMQLYFCIGVIGGLGLAFNLQPALTMIGKYFFKKRPIANGLAMAGSPVFLSTLAPLNQYLFNQFGWRGSFLILGGLLLNCCVAGSLMRPLGPPPNKVKKDEAMVAITTTTNEKRSLWQLVNKYLDLTLFKHRGFLIYLSGNVIMFLGFFAPIVFLTAYAKDMGVDEYSAALLLSILAFVDMFARPSMGLLANSRWVRPRIQYFFSFAVLYNGVCHILCPLVESYTGLVVYSVFFGFAFGMVSSVLFETLMDLVGAQRFSSAVGLTTIVECCPVLIGPPLAGKLVDITKNYKYMYFCCGGVVILGSIWLFIGNFINYRLLDRERKLAEMYKRTETEDPDRVRDEKDADGTSQASEELVNKSQNDEEPMQRETNI; from the exons ATGCCACCCCCAGCCACAAGTCCCACCGCCGTGCCCCCACCAGATGGCGGGTGGGGGTGGGCTGTGGTGTTTGGATCGTTCATCTCCATTGGCTTCTCCTACGCCTTCCCCAAAGCCATCACGGTATTCTTCAAAGAAATCCAGACGATTTTTGATGCCTCCTACAGTCAGATCGCATGGATCTCCTCCATCATGCTGGCAGTCATGTACGCTGCAG GTCCCATCAGCAGCATACTGGTCAACACATATGGCTGCAGGCCCATTGTCATGATGGGGGGGTGTCTTTGTGCTGTTGGCATGATTTCAGCTTCCTTTTGCAACAACGTCATGCAGCTTTACttctgcattggtgttattggag GGCTTGGACTGGCCTTCAACCTGCAGCCAGCATTGACGATGATAGGAAAATATTTCTTTAAGAAGCGTCCCATTGCTAACGGACTAGCAATGGCAGGGAGCCCAGTCTTTCTCAGTACCCTGGCTCCCCTTAACCAGTATCTTTTTAATCAGTTTGGCTGGAGGGGCAGCTTCCTCATCCTGGGGGGGCTGCTCCTTAACTGTTGTGTGGCTGGCTCCCTCATGAGGCCACTAGGTCCTCCGCCTAACAAAGTCAAAAAGGACGAAGCAATGGTAGCCATCACCACTACTACCAATGAAAAGCGTAGTCTCTGGCAACTAGTCAACAAGTATCTGGACTTGACTCTCTTCAAGCATCGCGGCTTCCTCATCTACCTGTCAGGAAATGTCATCATGTTCCTGGGCTTCTTTGCACCCATTGTCTTCCTCACTGCCTATGCAAAAGATATGGGCGTAGATGAATACTCTGCCGCCTTACTGCTCTCAATCCTTGCTTTTGTTGACATGTTTGCCCGGCCCTCCATGGGTCTTCTGGCTAACTCTCGTTGGGTCCGACCCAGGATCCAGTACTTCTTCAGCTTTGCCGTCCTGTACAATGGCGTGTGCCACATCCTCTGTCCTCTGGTGGAAAGTTACACTGGCTTGGTGGTGTATTCTGTGTTCTTTGGTTTTGCCTTTGGCATGGTCAGCTCAGTATTGTTTGAGACATTGATGGACCTGGTTGGAGCTCAGAGGTTCTCCAGCGCTGTAGGACTCACTACCATTGTGGAGTGCTGCCCAGTCCTCATCGGCCCACCATTAGCAG GAAAACTGGTCGATATCACCAAAAATTACAAGTATATGTACTTCTGCTGTGGAGGTGTTGTCATTCTGGGCAGCATTTGGCTCTTCATTGGAAACTTCATTAACTACAGACTCTTGGATCGTGAGCGTAAGCTTGCAGAAATGTACAAGCGGACTGAGACGGAGGATCCTGACCGAGTTCGAGATGAGAAGGATGCAGATGGTACATCTCAGGCCTCTGAGGAGTTGGTCAACAAAAGTCAGAATgatgaggagcccatgcagcggGAAACAAACATCTAA